In the Sarcophilus harrisii chromosome 3, mSarHar1.11, whole genome shotgun sequence genome, one interval contains:
- the NR0B2 gene encoding nuclear receptor subfamily 0 group B member 2, translating into MSLAGPTTGSRACECQGGDSQHAILYSLLSRSRGPSPHTHCLCARHRTVCLRAPQQTCVAAAGVLAKTVAFLQYLPSFALLPPGDQRLLLVNSWAPLFLLGLAQDAVTIEVTEMPAPSMLKKILLEERSPEPQTPQATLAGVYRLQCCLHTFWSLDLSPKEYAYLKGAILFNPDTPGLQSASHVESLHREAEQVLQEALALHHPVDHGCFGRILLVASTLKSISPALLSSLFFHPMFGDADITRLILDMLLLT; encoded by the exons ATGAGCTTGGCCGGGCCGACCACGGGCTCCAGAGCTTGTGAATGCCAAGGGGGAGACAGCCAGCACGCCATTCTGTATTCGTTGCTGAGCCGGTCCCGGGGCCCCTCACCTCACACCCACTGTCTCTGTGCCCGACACCGCACAGTCTGCCTCCGGGCCCCCCAACAAACCTGCGTAGCAGCAGCGGGGGTGCTGGCTAAGACGGTCGCCTTCCTGCAATACCTGCCCTCGTTTGCCTTGCTGCCTCCAGGGGACCAGAGGCTGCTGCTGGTCAACTCCTGGGCCCCCCTCTTCCTTCTGGGGCTGGCCCAGGATGCGGTGACCATCGAGGTGACTGAGATGCCAGCCCCTAGTATGCTCAAGAAGATTCTGCTGGAGGAGAGGAGTCCAGAACCCCAGACTCCCCAGGCCACCCTTGCAGGGGTCTATCGGCTCCAGTGCTGCCTCCATACCTTCTGGAGTCTGGACCTGAGCCCCAAGGAGTACGCCTACCTAAAGGGAGCCATCCTCTTTAACCCTG ACACCCCTGGCCTCCAGTCTGCATCTCATGTCGAGAGCTTGCATCGGGAGGCAGAGCAGGTCCTTCAGGAGGCTTTGGCACTCCATCACCCGGTGGACCACGGTTGCTTTGGCCGCATCCTTCTCGTGGCCTCCACCCTTAAGTCCATCTCTCCTGCCCTGCTCAGCTCCCTCTTTTTCCATCCAATGTTTGGGGATGCGGACATCACCAGACTCATCTTGGATATGCTACTCTTGACTTAG